In Canis lupus familiaris isolate Mischka breed German Shepherd chromosome 5, alternate assembly UU_Cfam_GSD_1.0, whole genome shotgun sequence, a genomic segment contains:
- the OR10D4 gene encoding olfactory receptor family 10 subfamily D member 4, with translation MRNHTLVTEFILLGIPETEGLETVLFFLFSSLYLCTLLGNVLILTAIVSSSRLHTPMYFFLGNLSMFDLGFSSTTVPKMLLYLSGQSQGISFQGCMSQLFFYHFLGCTECFLYTVMAYDRFVAICYPLRYMVIMNHRVCSILATGTWMGGCVHAIILTSLTFQLTYCASNEVDYYFCDIPAVLPLACGDTSLAQRVGFTNVGLLSLICFFLILVSYTHIGISISKIRSAEGRQRAFSTCSAHITAILCAYGPVIIIYLQPNPSALLGAIIQILNNLVTPMLNPLIYSLRNKDVKSALRNVFHKRGFAVENK, from the coding sequence atgagaaatcacaCATTGGTGACAGAATTCATCCTGTTGGGAATCCCTGAGACAGAGGGCCTAGAGACTGTCCTCTTTTTCCTGTTCTCCTCGTTATACTTATGCACTCTGTTGGGAAATGTGCTCATCCTTACAGCTATCGTCTCTTCCTCTCGGCTGCACACtcctatgtattttttcttgGGAAATCTTTCCATGTTCGACCTGGGTTTCTCTTCAACAACTGTTCCCAAGATGCTGTTATACCTTTCAGGGCAGAGTCAAGGTATCTCTTTTCAGGGCTGCATGTCCCAGCTCTTCTTCTATCATTTCCTGGGCTGCACTGAGTGTTTCTTGTACAcagtgatggcctatgaccgctttGTTGCCATATGTTATCCTTTGAGATACATGGTCATCATGAACCACAGGGTCTGCTCCATCTTGGCCACAGGGACCTGGATGGGTGGTTGTGTTCACGCCATTATTCTAACCTCCCTCACTTTCCAGTTGACCTACTGTGCCTCTAATGAGGTGGACTACTACTTCTGTGACATACCTGCAGTCCTACCTCTAGCCTGTGGTGATACATCTCTAGCCCAGAGGGTAGGTTTCACAAATGTTGGTCTTCTGtctctcatttgcttttttctcatCCTTGTTTCCTACACTCACATTGGGATCTCCATATCAAAAATCCGTTCGGCAGAAGGCAGGCAGAGAGCCTTCTCCACTTGCAGTGCCCACATCACTGCAATTCTTTGTGCTTATGGACCAGTAATCATCATCTATCTCCAGCCCAATCCCAGTGCCTTGCTCGGTGCAATAATTCAGATATTGAATAATCTTGTAACCCCTATGCTGAACCCACTCATCTACAGCCTGAGGAATAAGGATGTAAAATCAGCCCTGAGGAATGTATTTCATAAGAGAGGCTTTGCTGTGGAGAATAAGTGA